A single Populus nigra chromosome 13, ddPopNigr1.1, whole genome shotgun sequence DNA region contains:
- the LOC133670857 gene encoding protein NRT1/ PTR FAMILY 5.6-like codes for MATSVERNLKPLTINFQLVRPSWFFNGTLCRVIGWVKLHVYFTKAVFFILGLISSHSFVNNAVVVLWMDYLIGQGQPLPLAAIALNVQEGLYVICTFLIANIADAYSTGPYKAIVFSTASYAFGLLLWFLANRFWGNSSSTVVILLFLMMVLVTVGKASQDPCLKAFLRDQLVEHKPNLNADNDQADEVPSKPDISIDYDNAEVRRKFWWRIASTVGTVSSVIMARSVSDQRMITVISFSVMALACLTFALGKSSYYPDKPTGSPLIVIYRVLNAALPISMGYGNLDEIHRVFMDLYATMISLWAGGVHRWLDKAALLETSKSLSAEEQEQNGRLLPVRDVQRVKQLLALLPMWTALPIHGLVLATGSTFFVVQSESLDPDPVLSINVLFLLQGFVTVIVPYVHDFLVSRWIKKLPMHHVRPIWIQKLLKNRNWDSVLYNLLHGINADESLEHYESPFNESAIGVGKFLSAALVLTLSGSWFHDTLKTSHLDKYYKVLGLYPISMIKEDKKLTVIVVGDIDPTLVVSKLRELRAEEH; via the exons ATGGCTACTTCTGTAGAAAGGAACCTTAAACCACTTACTATCAACTTTCAACTGGTGCGTCCGTCATGGTTTTTCAACGGTACCCTCTGTAGAGTAATTGGCTGGGTCAAACTTCATGTCTATTTTACGAAGGCCGTCTTCTTCATCCTTG gTTTGATTTCTAGCCACAGCTTCGTAAACAATGCTGTGGTGGTTCTGTGGATGGATTACCTCATTGGTCAGGGGCAACCGCTTCCACTTGCTGCTATTGCTTTGAATGTTCAAGAAGGTTTATATGTCATTTGCACTTTTCTCATTGCTAACATAGCCGATGCCTACAGTACAGGACCTTATAAAGCAATAGTTTTCAGCACTGCTTCATATGCATTC GGACTGTTGCTATGGTTTCTTGCTAACCGGTTCTGGGGCAATTCATCCTCCACCGTGGTTATACTACTTTTTCTGATGATGGTACTAGTAACTGTGGGCAAGGCAAGTCAGGATCCTTGTTTAAAAGCATTTCTACGTGATCAATTAGTCGAGCATAAACCTAACCTTAACGCAGATAACGACCAAGCTGACGAGGTTCCTAGTAAACCAGACATCAGTATAGATTATGACAACGCTGAGGTTCGAAGAAAATTTTGGTGGCGCATTGCTTCTACGGTGGGCACTGTCTCGTCTGTGATAATGGCCAGATCAGTTTCTGATCAGAGAATGATCACTGTGATTTCATTTTCGGTTATGGCATTGGCTTGTTTAACCTTTGCGTTAGGAAAAAGCTCTTACTACCCCGACAAACCAACTGGAAGCCCCCTTATCGTTATTTATAGAGTTCTTAATGCAGCTTTA CCCATTTCAATGGGTTATGGGAATTTGGATGAGATACATAGAGTGTTTATGGATCTATATGCCACCATGATTTCCCTTTGGGCAG GTGGTGTACACAGGTGGCTGGACAAAGCTGCTCTTTTAGAGACATCCAAATCCCTCTCAGCTGAAGAACAGGAGCAAAACGGGAGACTTCTCCCAGTCCGAGATGTGCAACGAGTAAAGCAACTTCTTGCATTGCTTCCTATGTGGACAGCACTCCCCATCCACGGCCTCGTTCTGGCAACGGGTTCGACTTTCTTTGTTGTGCAAAGTGAAAGCCTCGATCCTGATCCTGTTTTGTCTATAAATGTTCTGTTTCTACTTCAGGGTTTCGTAACAGTTATAGTTCCATACGTCCATGACTTTTTAGTATCCAGATGGATTAAAAAACTTCCGATGCATCATGTTAGACCGATATGGATTCAAAAACTTCTGAAGAATCGCAATTGGGATAGCGTGCTCTATAATCTGTTGCATGGTATCAATGCTG ATGAATCTTTGGAACATTATGAATCGCCATTCAACGAGTCTGCAATTGGCGTTGGGAAGTTCCTGAGTGCGGCACTTGTTCTTACTTTGTCAGGCAGCTGGTTTCATGACACTCTGAAAACAAGTCATCTGGACAAATATTACAAGGTGTTAG GGTTGTATCCAATCTCCATGATCAAAGAGGACAAGAAACTGACAGTGATAGTGGTAGGGGATATTGATCCAACACTTGTAGTGAGCAAATTGAGAGAACT GCGAGCAGAGGAGCACTAA